One Brassica napus cultivar Da-Ae chromosome C2, Da-Ae, whole genome shotgun sequence DNA window includes the following coding sequences:
- the BNAC02G09270D gene encoding uncharacterized protein BNAC02G09270D, which translates to MEKSQRCNKDTNTNIGFCLLPPELIQNILFHLCIPEIIRMKLLNKFVLNTISDQSFIRQLNHGSQRDTWIFVYTRRWRRDNGVLHGFSNRSVRWFKIPVAEILTGEVFPGEDLYLLTASGPRGTSSWRRSGMKLVPDPSNPSHFRFMFAEMVNNRPVLFTYHSNTTTWTTKEAEEVNNWGFKKNNNVFLSLSNRPHESIVMSVDDGSMMNRVPSILRPRLNQDAIRGCPSSVGFSRNDLESQLLHIHGDDYKVVIGLDTIELSKMKRMKSLEVWKISSNGEKWELVSRAPSEVISNKLCGVMMGCLERRLGVIRVALMTNREGLWNIIWLDYDKEKDKWEWVPLPHCRFLQGSNMAGISFSSGLTFSL; encoded by the exons ATGGAGAAAAGCCAAAGATGTAACAAAGACACAAACACCAACATAGGCTTCTGCCTTCTTCCCCCTGAGCTCATACAGAACATTTTATTCCACCTCTGCATACCTGAGATCATCCGAATGAAACTACTCAACAAGTTTGTCTTAAACACAATCTCTGACCAAAGCTTCATCAGACAACtcaaccatggatcacaaagaGACACATGGATCTTTGTCTATACAAGGCGTTGGCGTCGCGACAACGGTGTGCTTCACGGCTTTTCCAACCGTTCTGTACGGTGGTTCAAGATTCCGGTGGCTGAAATTTTGACCGGTGAGGTTTTTCCCGGTGaagatttatatttactaaCGGCTAGCG GTCCACGTGGCACGTCCTCGTGGAGACGGTCCGGAATGAAGCTTGTACCCGATCCATCAAATCCAAGTCATTTCCGGTTTATGTTTGCTGAGATGGTAAATAACCGACCGGTTTTGTTTACTTATCATTCTAATACAACCACGTGGACTACTAAAGAAGCAGAGGAAGTAAATAATTGGGGatttaagaaaaacaataacGTTTTCTTAAGCTTATCAAACCGACCTCACGAGAGTATTGTGATGAGCGTGGACGATGGGTCGATGATGAATCGTGTTCCATCGATTTTGAGGCCAAGGTTGAACCAGGACGCGATCAGAGGATGCCCTTCAAGTGTTGGATTCAGCAGGAACGATCTAGAGAGTCAGTTGTTACATATACATGGAGATGATTACAAAGTTGTTATTGGGTTAGACACGATAGAGTTATCAAAGATGAAGAGAATGAAAAGTCTAGAGGTTTGGAAAATAAGCTCAAACGGTGAGAAGTGGGAGCTAGTGTCAAGAGCTCCAAGTGAAGTGATCAGCAACAAGCTTTGTGGTGTGATGATGGGGTGCTTAGAGAGGAGACTAGGGGTGATTAGAGTGGCTTTGATGACGAACCGTGAGGGTTTATGGAATATTATATGGTTGGATTATGATAAGGAGAAGGATAAGTGGGAATGGGTCCCTTTACCACATTGTAGATTCTTGCAAGGCTCAAATATGGCCGGTATTAGCTTTTCTTCTGGTCTCACTTTTTCATTGTAA